One Brassica napus cultivar Da-Ae chromosome A1, Da-Ae, whole genome shotgun sequence genomic region harbors:
- the LOC125578588 gene encoding high-affinity nitrate transporter 3.2-like translates to MAVQTFLFASLIFFSSSIESNHGATEVSLFTNLENSLEVTAKPTRVGVVVLEAGKDMVRITWMLKSSAKVNDDASFKTVEVKLCYAPISQVDRPWRKTHNELSRDRSCPHKIVSKPYDKIPQSLNWTIDRETPTGTYFVRVYGIGVNGQEVAYGQSSDAEKTTNLFSVEGISGRHTSLDIASICFSVFSFGTLLVFLVKEKRKANLQQRK, encoded by the exons ATGGCCGTCCAAACTTTCCTCTTTGCTTCACTTATTTTCTTCTCATCATCGATAGAATCGAACCATGGAGCTACCGAAGTTAGTCTCTTCACCAACCTTGAAAATTCACTCGAGGTCACGGCTAAACCCACAAGGGTTGGTGTAGTAG TATTGGAAGCTGGAAAAGATATGGTGAGAATTACATGGATGCTGAAGTCATCGGCCAAAGTCAATGACGATGCTTCCTTCAAGACCGTCGAAGTGAAGCTTTGTTATGCACCGATCAGCCAAGTTGATAGACCGTGGCGCAAGACACACAACGAGCTCTCGAGGGACAGAAGCTGCCCTCACAAGATTGTCTCTAAGCCCTATGATAAGATCCCTCAATCACTCAACTGGACCATCGACCGCGAGACCCCCACTGGAACTTACTTCGTACGTGTCTACGGGATTGGTGTAAATGGCCAGGAAGTAGCATACGGACAGAGCTCGGACGCCGAAAAGACGACTAATCTCTTTAGCGTCGAGGGCATTAGTGGTCGTCACACGTCGCTCGACATAGCATCCATATGCTTCAGTGTATTCTCCTTTGGTACTCTGTTAGTCTTCCTTGTCAAGGAGAAGAGGAAGGCCAATCTACAGCAGCGGAAGTGA
- the LOC111198217 gene encoding manganese-dependent ADP-ribose/CDP-alcohol diphosphatase-like: MGSVTTQPLFSFGVIADVQYADIPDGRSFLGTPRYYRNSILVLQKAVQAWNQHGHLKFVINMGDIVDGFCPKDQSLSATKKLVNEFQKFKGPVYHMIGNHCLYNLPRRELLPLLNIPSRDGDNNAYYEFSPTPEYRVVVLDGYDISAVGWPEDHPKTMAALKILEEKNPNSEKNSPEGLVGVERRFVKYNGGVGEKQLEWLDGVLKDATELNQRVIVCGHVPMSPGCASSAALLWNFDEVMSVIHKYDVVKVCLSGHDHKGGYFVDSRGVHHRSLEAALECPPGTYSFGYVDVYEDKLSLVGTDRMLSTDFEI; this comes from the coding sequence ATGGGTTCTGTAACCACACAACCTCTCTTCTCCTTCGGTGTCATCGCCGACGTCCAATACGCCGACATTCCAGACGGACGCTCCTTCTTAGGCACGCCTCGATACTACAGAAACAGCATCCTCGTCCTACAAAAAGCTGTCCAAGCCTGGAACCAACACGGCCACCTCAAATTCGTCATCAACATGGGTGACATCGTCGACGGGTTCTGTCCCAAGGACCAATCTTTATCCGCCACCAAGAAACTCGTCAACGAATTCCAAAAATTCAAAGGTCCTGTCTACCACATGATAGGCAACCACTGCCTCTACAACCTCCCACGCCGAGAGCTGCTTCCTTTGCTCAACATCCCTTCTCGTGATGGTGATAACAATGCTTACTACGAGTTTTCGCCTACGCCTGAGTATAGAGTCGTGGTCTTAGATGGGTATGACATCAGTGCTGTTGGTTGGCCTGAGGATCACCCCAAGACGATGGCTGCGTTGAAGATACTTGAGGAGAAGAACCCGAACTCGGAGAAAAACAGCCCCGAGGGGCTTGTGGGTGTTGAGAGGAGGTTTGTTAAGTATAACGGAGGCGTTGGGGAGAAGCAGCTGGAGTGGCTGGACGGTGTGCTTAAGGATGCGACGGAGCTGAATCAGAGAGTTATTGTCTGCGGGCATGTGCCTATGAGCCCTGGTTGTGCGTCCAGTGCTGCTTTGTTGTGGAATTTTGATGAAGTGATGAGTGTTATACACAAGTATGATGTTGTTAAGGTTTGTTTGTCGGGGCATGATCATAAAGGTGGGTACTTTGTTGATTCTCGTGGGGTTCATCATAGGTCGCTTGAAGCTGCTTTGGAGTGTCCACCGGGTACGTATTCGTTTGGGTATGTTGATGTGTATGAGGACAAGCTGTCTCTTGTTGGTACTGATCGGATGCTGAGCACTGATTTTGAGATCTAG
- the LOC106442256 gene encoding serine/threonine-protein kinase AFC2 isoform X1, with product MEMERVHEFPHTHMDRRPRKRARLGWDVLPTAPKAQVGMFCGQEIGNLSSFGAPSEISSSSLSVKTVARNDSPPWREDDKDGHYMFELGDDLTPRYKIYSKMGEGTFGQVLECWDRERKEMVAVKIVRGVKKYREAAMIEIEMLQQLGKHDKGGNRCVQIRNWFDYRNHICIVFEKLGSSLYDFLRKNNYRSFPIDLVREIGWQLLECVAFMHDLRMIHTDLKPENILLVSSDYVKIPEYKGSRLQRDVSYKRVPKSSAIKVIDFGSTTYERQEQSYIVSTRHYRAPEVILGLGWSYPCDVWSIGCIIVELCTGEALFQTHENLEHLAMMERVLGPLPQQMLKKVDRHAEKYVRRGRLDWPDGATSRDSLKAVLKLPRLQNLIMQHVDHSAGDLINMVQGLLRFDPAERLTAREALRHPFFARRR from the exons ATGGAGATGGAGCGCGTTCACGAGTTTCCTCACACACACATGGATCGCCGTCCCCGAAAGAGAGCGCGTCTCGGCTGGGACGTGTTGCCTACAGCGCCTAAG GCTCAGGTAGGAATGTTTTGTGGACAAGAGATTGGGAATTTGTCAAGCTTTGGAGCTCCTTCGGAGATTAGTAGCTCTTCTCTTTCTGTTAAGACTGTTGCTCGTAATGATTCTCCCCCGTGGCGTGAAGATGACAAGGATGGACATTACATGTTTGAACTGGGAGATGACTTAACCCCACGCT ATAAAATATATAGCAAGATGGGAGAAG GTACCTTTGGTCAAGTGTTAGAATGTTGGGATAGGGAGAGGAAAGAGATGGTGGCAGTGAAAATTGTTCGTGGAGTGAAGAAGTACCGGGAGGCGGCTATGATTGAAATTGAGATGCTTCAGCAGCTTGGTAAACATGACAAAGGTGGCAATCG TTGTGTACAAATTCGGAACTGGTTTGACTATCGTAACCATATATGTATC GTGTTTGAGAAGCTTGGATCAAGTTTATACGATTTTCTTCGGAAAAACAATTATCGCTCCTTTCCCATTGATCTTGTCCGTGAGATTGGCTGGCAACTCTTGGAATGTGTAGCAT TTATGCATGACTTGCGCATGATTCATACGGACCTGAAGCCAGAAAATATTCTGTTAGTCTCCTCAGACTATGTGAAAATTCCCGAGTACAAG GGTTCCAGATTACAGAGGGATGTTTCCTATAAACGAGTGCCTAAATCAAGTGCAATAAAGGTTATTGATTTTGGTAGCACAACTTATGAGCGACAGGAACAGAGCTACATTGTATCAACTAGACATTACAGGGCACCAGAAGTCATTTTAG GTCTTGGCTGGAGTTATCCTTGTGATGTTTGGAGCATTGGATGTATCATAGTGGAGCTGTGCACG GGAGAAGCATTGTTCCAAACACATGAAAACCTGGAGCATCTAGCGATGATGGAGCGTGTTCTTGGGCCGCTTCCTCAGCAAATGCTGAAGAAAGTGGA CCGACACGCAGAGAAATATGTGAGAAGAGGTCGTTTAGATTGGCCCGATGGGGCAACCTCAAGAGACAGCCTTAAAGCAGTATTGAAGCTTCCCAGGCTTCAG AATCTGATAATGCAACATGTGGACCATTCGGCGGGAGATTTGATAAACATGGTGCAAGGGCTGCTTAGGTTTGATCCGGCAGAAAGACTGACCGCTCGTGAAGCATTGAGGCATCCTTTTTTCGCAAGGAGAAGATGA
- the LOC106442256 gene encoding serine/threonine-protein kinase AFC2 isoform X2 gives MGEGTFGQVLECWDRERKEMVAVKIVRGVKKYREAAMIEIEMLQQLGKHDKGGNRCVQIRNWFDYRNHICIVFEKLGSSLYDFLRKNNYRSFPIDLVREIGWQLLECVAFMHDLRMIHTDLKPENILLVSSDYVKIPEYKGSRLQRDVSYKRVPKSSAIKVIDFGSTTYERQEQSYIVSTRHYRAPEVILGLGWSYPCDVWSIGCIIVELCTGEALFQTHENLEHLAMMERVLGPLPQQMLKKVDRHAEKYVRRGRLDWPDGATSRDSLKAVLKLPRLQNLIMQHVDHSAGDLINMVQGLLRFDPAERLTAREALRHPFFARRR, from the exons ATGGGAGAAG GTACCTTTGGTCAAGTGTTAGAATGTTGGGATAGGGAGAGGAAAGAGATGGTGGCAGTGAAAATTGTTCGTGGAGTGAAGAAGTACCGGGAGGCGGCTATGATTGAAATTGAGATGCTTCAGCAGCTTGGTAAACATGACAAAGGTGGCAATCG TTGTGTACAAATTCGGAACTGGTTTGACTATCGTAACCATATATGTATC GTGTTTGAGAAGCTTGGATCAAGTTTATACGATTTTCTTCGGAAAAACAATTATCGCTCCTTTCCCATTGATCTTGTCCGTGAGATTGGCTGGCAACTCTTGGAATGTGTAGCAT TTATGCATGACTTGCGCATGATTCATACGGACCTGAAGCCAGAAAATATTCTGTTAGTCTCCTCAGACTATGTGAAAATTCCCGAGTACAAG GGTTCCAGATTACAGAGGGATGTTTCCTATAAACGAGTGCCTAAATCAAGTGCAATAAAGGTTATTGATTTTGGTAGCACAACTTATGAGCGACAGGAACAGAGCTACATTGTATCAACTAGACATTACAGGGCACCAGAAGTCATTTTAG GTCTTGGCTGGAGTTATCCTTGTGATGTTTGGAGCATTGGATGTATCATAGTGGAGCTGTGCACG GGAGAAGCATTGTTCCAAACACATGAAAACCTGGAGCATCTAGCGATGATGGAGCGTGTTCTTGGGCCGCTTCCTCAGCAAATGCTGAAGAAAGTGGA CCGACACGCAGAGAAATATGTGAGAAGAGGTCGTTTAGATTGGCCCGATGGGGCAACCTCAAGAGACAGCCTTAAAGCAGTATTGAAGCTTCCCAGGCTTCAG AATCTGATAATGCAACATGTGGACCATTCGGCGGGAGATTTGATAAACATGGTGCAAGGGCTGCTTAGGTTTGATCCGGCAGAAAGACTGACCGCTCGTGAAGCATTGAGGCATCCTTTTTTCGCAAGGAGAAGATGA
- the LOC106442256 gene encoding serine/threonine-protein kinase AFC2 isoform X3, with protein sequence MTKVAIVMHDLRMIHTDLKPENILLVSSDYVKIPEYKGSRLQRDVSYKRVPKSSAIKVIDFGSTTYERQEQSYIVSTRHYRAPEVILGLGWSYPCDVWSIGCIIVELCTGEALFQTHENLEHLAMMERVLGPLPQQMLKKVDRHAEKYVRRGRLDWPDGATSRDSLKAVLKLPRLQNLIMQHVDHSAGDLINMVQGLLRFDPAERLTAREALRHPFFARRR encoded by the exons ATGACAAAGGTGGCAATCG TTATGCATGACTTGCGCATGATTCATACGGACCTGAAGCCAGAAAATATTCTGTTAGTCTCCTCAGACTATGTGAAAATTCCCGAGTACAAG GGTTCCAGATTACAGAGGGATGTTTCCTATAAACGAGTGCCTAAATCAAGTGCAATAAAGGTTATTGATTTTGGTAGCACAACTTATGAGCGACAGGAACAGAGCTACATTGTATCAACTAGACATTACAGGGCACCAGAAGTCATTTTAG GTCTTGGCTGGAGTTATCCTTGTGATGTTTGGAGCATTGGATGTATCATAGTGGAGCTGTGCACG GGAGAAGCATTGTTCCAAACACATGAAAACCTGGAGCATCTAGCGATGATGGAGCGTGTTCTTGGGCCGCTTCCTCAGCAAATGCTGAAGAAAGTGGA CCGACACGCAGAGAAATATGTGAGAAGAGGTCGTTTAGATTGGCCCGATGGGGCAACCTCAAGAGACAGCCTTAAAGCAGTATTGAAGCTTCCCAGGCTTCAG AATCTGATAATGCAACATGTGGACCATTCGGCGGGAGATTTGATAAACATGGTGCAAGGGCTGCTTAGGTTTGATCCGGCAGAAAGACTGACCGCTCGTGAAGCATTGAGGCATCCTTTTTTCGCAAGGAGAAGATGA
- the LOC106442286 gene encoding rhodanese-like domain-containing protein 11, chloroplastic codes for MESLSFPILNPLLASGSSLYRKQSSRMTSSMSSSVSFATGRTSLSTVRRSRVGVVKMQAVDEDIDLKQMRDMAAAKKRWDGLLREGKVKLLTPREAGYAIQLSNKPLLDVRPSSERNKAWVKGSDWVPIFDNEDNLDAGTLSKKVTSFAMGGWWSGTPILSFNKLFLSKVEEKFPKETELIVACQKGLRSLAACELLINAGYQNIFWVQGGLESAEDEDLVTEGSQPLKLAGIGGFSEFLGWTDQQRAQAAKEGWGYRLVFTARLFGVILAADALFLGAQQLGHYIQELRGH; via the exons ATGGAGTCTCTATCCTTTCCTATTCTAAATCCTCTGTTAGCTTCTGGTTCTAGTCTTTACAGAAAACAGAGCTCGAGGATGACCTCTTCAATGTCATCTTCAGTTAGTTTCGCCACAGGAAGAACATCTCTGTCCACTGTTCGCCGCTCT AGAGTAGGTGTTGTTAAGATGCAAGCTGTTGATGAAGATATTGATCTGAAGCAAATGAGAGACATGGCTGCTGCTAAGAAGCGTTGGGATGGTTTG TTAAGAGAAGGAAAGGTGAAGCTTCTGACACCAAGAGAAGCAGGCTATGCTATTCAGCTTTCAAACAAACCTCTTCTCGATGTCCGTCCTTCTAGCGAGCGTAACAAG gcATGGGTTAAAGGCTCTGACTGGGTTCCTATCTTCGACAATGAAGACAACCTTGACGCTGGAACTCTTTCCAAAAAGGTCACCAGTTTTGCTATGG GTGGATGGTGGAGTGGTACACCTATTTTGTCTTTCAATAA GCTCTTCTTGTCAAAGGTTGAGGAGAAATTCCCAAAAGAAACAGAGCTGATCGTTGCTTGCCAAAAAGGATTGAG ATCCTTAGCTGCTTGTGAGCTACTTATTAATGCTGGATATCAGAATATTTTCTGGGTGCAAGGCGGTTTAGAGTCTGCTGAAGACGAG GATCTAGTCACAGAAGGTTCTCAGCCGTTGAAGCTTGCTGGGATTGGGGGGTTTTCTGAGTTCCTCGG TTGGACAGACCAACAAAGAGCTCAAGCTGCGAAAGAAGGTTGGGGGTACCGTTTAGTATTTACTGCTCGTCTG TTTGGGGTAATTCTGGCTGCGGATGCCTTGTTCCTTGGTGCTCAGCAACTTGGTCATTATATTCAGGAGTTAAGAGGTCACTAG
- the LOC106442305 gene encoding alpha/beta hydrolase domain-containing protein 17B, producing MGGVTSSMAAKLAFFPPNPPSYKIIRDEATELLLMDPFPHRENVDVLRLPTRRGTEIVAMYIRYPMAVTTLLYSHGNAADIGQMYELFIELSIHLRVNLMGYDYSGYGQSSGKPSEQNTYADIEAAYKCLEENYGAKQENIILYGQSVGSGPTVDLAARLPRLRASILHSPILSGLRVMYSVKRTYWFDIYKNIDKISLVRCPVLVIHGTADDVVDFSHGKQLWELCQEKYEPLWLKGGNHCDLELFPEYIGHLKKFVCAVEKSASKRNSSFSRRSMEGGCEHPPRHSVDAPKKSKDGREKPRKSVDRLKFQGYKLSHIERPEKLKIPFEEMERSRRSVDIYRDKSQPMERARKSVDWLDRNRINE from the exons ATGGGAGGTGTGACATCATCAATGGCGGCGAAGTTAGCCTTCTTTCCGCCGAATCCGCCGTCGTACAAGATCATCAGAGACGAAGCAACGGAGCTTCTGCTCATGGACCCTTTTCCTCACCGAGAAAACGTCGACGTTTTGCGTCTCCCCACGCGGCGTGGCACGGAGATCGTGGCCATGTACATCAGGTACCCTATGGCCGTTACGACTCTTCTGTATTCGCACGGGAATGCTGCTGATATTGGTCAGATGTACGAGCTCTTCATCGAGCTTAGTATTCACCTCCGCGTCAATTTGATGGG GTATGACTATTCAGGGTATGGCCAATCATCAGGGAAG CCCAGCGAGCAAAATACTTATGCTGATATCGAAGCTGCTTACAAATGTCTGGAAGAGAACTATGGAGCAAAGCAGGAGAACATTATCCTATACGGTCAATCTGTTGGTAGTGGTCCGACCGTCGACCTAGCTGCACGTTTGCCTCGGCTAAGAGCTTCTATTCTCCATAGTCCAATTCTTTCAGGGCTTAGAGTCATGTATTCCGTTAAGCGAACTTATTGGTTTGACATATACAAG aacATTGACAAGATCTCGCTGGTGAGGTGTCCTGTCCTCGTGATCCAT GGAACGGCGGATGATGTGGTTGACTTCTCACACGGGAAGCAGCTCTGGGAACTCTGCCAAGAGAAATACGAACCGTTATGGCTCAAAGGCGGGAACCACTGCGATCTCGAACTCTTTCCCGAGTACATTGGCCATCTCAAGAAGTTTGTGTGCGCTGTGGAGAAATCCGCATCGAAAAGGAACAGTTCTTTCTCAAGAAGAAGCATGGAAGGAGGGTGCGAACACCCTCCTCGGCATAGCGTAGATGCACCGAAGAAGAGCAAAGACGGAAGAGAAAAACCGAGGAAAAGCGTAGACAGGCTGAAGTTTCAAGGATACAAGCTGAGCCACATAGAGAGACCTGAGAAGCTGAAGATTCCGTTTGAGGAAATGGAGAGGTCGAGGAGGAGTGTGGACATATACAGAGATAAGTCTCAGCCGATGGAGAGAGCACGTAAGAGTGTGGATTGGTTGGACAGAAACCGAATTAACGAGTGA
- the LOC106442312 gene encoding 31 kDa ribonucleoprotein, chloroplastic-like, which produces MASSILTSTLKPLAMADSSSSTLLSHPSLSTIHSSKTRCFSNFSLLTGRTNLPFSFSSLSLSLNSKTHLKKSTFISSVAQTSDWAQQDGEESGDVSASVAVEESEPEATFSEEEGDASEGGGGDFPEPPEEAKLFVGNLAYDVDSQALAMLFEQAGTVEIAEVIYNRETDQSRGFGFVTMSTVEEAETAVEKFNRYDLNGRALTVNKAAPRGSRPERQPRVYEPAFRVYVGNLPWDVDNGRLEQVFSEHGKVVEARVVYDRETGRSRGFGFVTMSNETELNDAIAALDGQNMEGRAIRVNVAEERPRRF; this is translated from the exons ATGGCTTCTTCAATACTGACCTCAACCTTAAAGCCTCTTGCCATGGCGGATTCTTCCTCCTCCACCCTTCTCTCCCATCCTTCACTCTCCACTATCCACTCCTCCAAAACTCGCTGCTTCTCCAACTTTTCTCTCCTCACCGGACGCACTAACCTCCCTTTCTCCTTCTCCagcctctccctctctctcaacTCCAAAACCCACCTCAAAAAATCCACCTTTATCTCCTCCGTCGCCCAGACTTCTGATTGGGCTCAGCAAGACGGGGAGGAAAGCGGAGACGTGAGCGCTTCGGTCGCCGTTGAGGAGAGCGAGCCTGAAGCCACGTTCTCGGAAGAGGAAGGAGATGCGAGCGAAGGTGGAGGAGGCGATTTCCCGGAGCCACCGGAGGAAGCTAAGCTCTTCGTCGGAAACTTGGCTTATGATGTTGACAGCCAGGCCTTGGCTATGCTCTTTGAGCAAGCTGGTACTGTTGAAATCGCTGAG GTTATCTACAATAGGGAAACCGATCAGAGTCGTGGATTTGGATTTGTGACTATGAGTACGGTCGAAGAAGCTGAGACTGCTGTTGAGAAGTTTAACCGTTAT GATCTGAATGGACGGGCTTTGACAGTAAACAAGGCAGCTCCAAGAGGCTCACGCCCAGAACGTCAGCCTCGGGTGTACGAGCCTGCATTCAGAGTCTACGTGGGAAACCTACCGTGGGATGTCGACAACGGTCGTCTAGAGCAAGTTTTCAGTGAGCATGGCAAAGTTGTGGAAGCTCGTGTGGTTTACGACCGCGAGACAGGCCGTTCACGTGGATTCGGGTTTGTCACAATGTCGAACGAGACTGAACTCAACGACGCTATCGCTGCTCTTGATGGACAG AACATGGAGGGTAGAGCTATCAGAGTGAATGTAGCGGAGGAGCGCCCAAGGCGATTTTAA
- the LOC106442321 gene encoding probable pectate lyase 18 has protein sequence MQTKKLFISIVSFLLYSPLMFSSPVPDPEAIVEEVHKSINASVAARRKLGYLSCSTGNPIDDCWRCDSNWEKNRQRLADCAIGFGKNAIGGRDGRIYVVTDSGNDDPVTPKPGTLRHAVIQDEPLWIIFQRDMTIHLKEELIMNSFKTIDGRGASVHIAGGPCITIQYVTNIIIHGIHIHDCKPGGNAMVRSSPRHFGWRTISDGDGVSIFGGSHVWVDHCSLSNCDDGLIDAIMDSTAITLSNNYMTHHDKVMLLGHSDTYTRDKNMQITIAFNHFGEGLVQRMPRCRHGYFHVVNNDYTHWEMYAIGGSANPTINSQGNRFVAPNIRFSKEVTKHEDAPESEWKSWNWRSSGDLLLNGAFFTPSGGASSSSYAKASSLGARPSSLVGPLTVGSGALNCRKGSRC, from the exons GAGCATTAATGCGTCGGTTGCAGCGAGAAGGAAGCTAGGCTATCTCTCATGTAGCACCGGTAACCCTATCGACGACTGTTGGCGATGCGACTCAAACTGGGAGAAAAACCGCCAACGTCTCGCCGACTGCGCCATCGGGTTCGGCAAGAACGCCATCGGCGGCCGTGACGGTCGTATCTACGTGGTGACCGACTCAGGAAACGACGACCCAGTGACCCCCAAGCCCGGAACGTTAAGACACGCCGTGATTCAAGACGAACCCTTATGGATCATCTTCCAGCGAGACATGACCATTCATCTCAAAGAAGAGCTCATCATGAACTCTTTCAAGACCATAGACGGTCGTGGCGCGTCTGTACATATAGCTGGTGGGCCATGTATCACGATCCAGTACGTGACCAACATTATCATTCACGGGATTCATATACATGACTGCAAGCCAGGTGGGAACGCTATGGTGCGAAGCTCCCCACGGCATTTCGGGTGGAGAACAATATCGGACGGTGACGGTGTGTCTATTTTCGGGGGGAGTCATGTTTGGGTTGACCATTGTTCGTTGTCTAACTGTGACGACGGGCTTATTGATGCTATAATGGACTCGACGGCTATTACTTTGTCTAACAATTACATGACGCATCATGATAAGGTCATGTTGCTTGGTCATAGTGATACTTACACTCGTGACAAGAATATGCAAATCACTATTGCTTTTAACCATTTTGGTGAAGGTCTTGTTCAAAGAATGCcaag GTGTAGACATGGGTACTTCCATGTGGTGAACAATGACTACACACATTGGGAGATGTACGCGATTGGTGGGAGTGCTAATCCTACTATCAATAGTCAAGGGAACAGATTTGTGGCCCCGAATATCAGATTTAGCAAAGAAGTGACTAAGCACGAGGACGCGCCGGAGAGCGAGTGGAAGAGCTGGAACTGGAGATCATCTGGTGATTTGTTGCTAAACGGTGCGTTTTTTACGCCTTCCGGTGGTGCTTCCTCTTCTAGCTATGCCAAGGCTTCGAGCCTTGGAGCTCGACCGTCTTCTCTCGTTGGGCCATTGACGGTGGGTTCTGGTGCGCTGAATTGCCGCAAGGGTTCACGTTGCTGA